GACTCTAAAGCTAAGGAAATAAAACATGTAGCCATTTAAAATGCTACAACCATGAGGTCCAACTTCTTGAAAGTTCCTCTCTTTGCCCCCCGTGGGACTGTGACaattcagcagcagcagcagcaggatgcCCTTGGGCCACGATGCAAGGAAGGACTCCTTGCTGGACTTTACAAAAACAACCCAAGAGACCCATCAACTCCTGTGTCCCCTAGTGAACTGGGAGTAGGACTGTAACACGAGACACGAACTTGGCCAAATAACTAACCACGTCAGATAGTAAAGGGCATTTGTAAGAGATGTGCCTATCCCTGCCCTCTGCTGTGGCTACACAGGAGGATTCCAGGATAtgtgaaaaatgtaaaacaaccTTCCTCCAAAACTTCTAAGTCACCACTCCATTTTCAGCATTGGAAAGCTACACATAAACAAGGCTTTTTCTTACTAACAGAGCCCAGTATTTACCCTCCTAAAGATGCCTTATATGGCGGAAAGTCAAATggtgatatttttatttcactataTTTTCCTTTCGATTCTTTCACATAAGTGGTATACAgtaaacatttacattttattatgtctaaaaaagatCTATGTAAGTATGTTTCACATGTAAGTCTATTTCATAAGAATGCGTTTTTCAGTTATAGTTTTTTTCTCTTAGTGGCAGAGAAAACAATCGCGCATTTTACAACCAATGACATCTTACAACTCCATGAAATAAGGCAGTTAACATCAGTCAACACCCTCCCTTATTCTGTTTACTGCTATCAAATACCGTACTTTTTTTGTGTCTGATGTGGTCACATTACGGCATcacctgttttatgtttttcatgATAGAATATCATAaaaaggctgatttttttttaaggaaaagaatttgCTTTACATACGAACTTTgaagggaaattcaaattaaggACAGTGCCTACGTCAGAGATTTATACTAAGTAGGCTGAGTTAAATTACATATAGCCCAACTCCCTATTTATAGCACAAAGAACCACTGAACTCCTTCCAAACACAAGTAAAGTAAATCCCTACAATTAATTTAAGTTCTGCCTGTATTGGTGGGAGTTTTGTGTCCTGTTTTGCAGTTCCTTAATGATGCTGATGATGCTTAATTCTGAACACCTGGAAAGAACTGGTTTGTGAAACCTCAAAACCAGGAACAGACAAAGACTAGACTCTGGTTTCCTGCCTTCTCTGATACCCCAGGGACCTACTACACTTTGTCAAGGCTCTCAGCTCCTGCTCCCAGCAGGTCAGGAACCTGGGACACTGGCTGTAGTAACTACCCTTAAGCTTGAAAACTATTCATTCTGCCTCCCTGAGTACCTGATGTTTCAAACCTGGacagttaaaaaaggaaaaaattctcgGAATCCTGATTTCAGATCTCATGAACTAATCACCACCTCGAATCCTCCAGACTGAAGCCATAATGGGCTTGGTATAAAGACATGAAATATGTGGGAAGGAGACTGAGAGAATTGTAGTCAGTTAACCCGCGGTTGATGAGGACAGGGCTCCAAACTTCCAGAAGCTTTTCGTTAATTCTGCTCCAGAATTAGGACAAGTATGACTACCCACAACTGTGTTCCAACCCCACTTCCAATAACCTGCCTTAGCTGTAGCCAAAATCCAGAGCGTTCTCGAAAACCACTCACTCTGCAGCTCCCTTGCCGAGTCCGGACTGGCAATCTCGAGCCACTGCGGCTGCCCAGCAGAGCCAACAGCGCCCAAGCAGCTGCCCTCCTCCTTGCTGCTTAATTTAAGAAACAGCCCTGAAAGAATGAGGACCTTAGAAAGGGTGGAAGGAGAGGGTTTGACGTGTAGAGCACGAGACAAAACCCCTCACCCTTCTTTCTCTATCACCTTCGACTTCTGGGGTAACCGAGGGGCCGCCAGGTCAATAATAGAGACACACAATACCTCGGGCCCAGACTAGCGCTCGCTGGGGTATAATTACGGAGGAAAGGGGGTGAGGACAGCAAGAGCTTCGGAGACGCAAAGGGCTGAGAGACAAGGCACAGAAGTCAACAAGAGAAGGGAGGGGTCGGGGGCGACGTAAGAAGGCGTCATCACAGCCgcgccgcccccacccccaccccgcaacAGACCTCCGAGATCCCCTTAAAGACCCGGCCTCTACAATGAGGACGACCTTCCTCTCTGCTGGGCAACAACGCCATGCCTCAGCTCCTCAGCCAGGCGGAAGCAGGAGGGGAGGGCAAATCTCCGAGAGCGCCCCTTCAGGGGGTCCATCCGGACTCGATctcagatgggggaggggggattcCCGGAGGGCGGGGCATCGCCTCTGTAGGGGCTGCACCACGGCAAGGACGGGGTTCCCGGAGCCATGGAGCTGCAGCTCGCCCCTTCCCCTACCCTGCCACCCGCTTACCTCTTCGCTTCCTCGTCGTCTAGCAGCTCTGGCTCGGTCTCCGCCATTACCACATCGCACTCCGCGGCAGCCGCCATCTTACCGCCGGGACCAGAGAGCCGGGTGGGAGGTCGGCGGTGAAGAGCACTTCCGGTCGGAGCATCGAGCAGCTCGGCGGCGCTGCGCCCAGAGGGGCTCCCTCGGGCCCGTCTACCAGCGAGAAGCTCTGATTGGGGCCAGAGCGGCCTCCCGCCCCCGGAGGTCCAGGGTGGTCTCCTCGCCGGAGCGGGGGCCCAAGGACGGTGTCTGTGCGTAGGGGGCGCCACTTTACCCGTGGGTCGGAAGGGGGGGATACAGGAGGGTGTTGCCTCTCTAGGCTTTGGCTTTCCTCAGTATTCTGAGAGCCTCGTTGCCATAACAACTTCCAATCCTAGAGAGTCTCCTGTGAGGTTCAGGGAGTCTGAGTTGGGTAGGGACGCGGTGACCCAGGACCCTGGAGAGAAAGAGCCGCCCACTACTACCTTCCCGACCTTGGAGTATGTCCACAGCTCCCTCCTGCGAAAGGCAAGAAGAGACACTCTGAATCCAGTTTCCCCAGCGTTCATCGGCCCCTGGAAGCCCTGACCAACCAAGCCAGGTGAACGCAGGGCGTCTTCACACCGCGCCTTTCATCCCCTCTGGATCTCCAAGCACGAACTGGTTCATCACCCTAATGACGCTGACGCTTTTATGAGGCTGCTTTCATGTCAGCCGCCTGGGAATGCCATCTCAGCATTAAGCCTAGGGAGGGTGGCACAGGGCCCCAGACCCTGCCCTGGAGTTTATAAGGCAGCTCGCGGGGTGAGGTCCCTGCTCCACAATGTCCTCAGTGCTCCCAACCCTCATATAAACTCTGTGCTCAGCACGCTTGTCTTGCCAAATGCAGTCTGGATTGGGAACTCAGAGAGGGCAAGGACACAGCCCTTCGTAGTACTCCCCTTCACCCAAACCAATAATTTTTGTGGACTTGAATTAAATTGGGGTTTCCTGAGGTTAAACTGGGGGAGTTTGAGGTTACAATTTTAAAGTTAAAGGGTACTAAAATAAGAATGGGTCAAGggaattttaaaaggatttaCCCCGCCCCCCCAGACCCCTGACGCCTTCGCTTCTCCAGTAAAACAGTCTGTGCCATTGTCCATAGGCCGCTTGCATGGTTCTTCCTATCACAGTGCTGAGGGAGCTGAAATCACACCTAGCACTGGGGAGCGGAGGATGGGAGAGGCTCAGGGGTTTGGAAGAGAGAAGTCATTCATCCAGCCAGTCATTCAGCAGCCCTCTCCTAAGTACCTACTTAGTGCTGGGTTGGGAAAGCGCAGACTCAGACCGTCTAACCTGCTTGCCAGTGGCTCATGGCCTACAGTCTAATGCAGGAGGCCCATCTGTCTTTAACCATCTTCCTCCTTTGTGTTCTCGGCATCTAAAACTCCCAAGTTATCACCAAGTCTTGTTGATTCTCTTACCAAATGTCTCCCAAATCTATCTCCTTTCCATCCCAATTCAGATTCTCATCGTTTTTTGGAAAACTTGGAATACTACCATAGTCTAACTAACCCCAAGTCTCACCTCTCTCCAACCTTCACTCTTTTACCAGAGTGACCCACTTAAAAGCAAAAACTGATCATGTCACTTCGCTGGCATAAGTCCTATCAATGGCTTTCCACTGTTGTTAGGATACAGTTTGAACTCTTTGGCCAACACACAGGCCTTTGATTATTTGGCTCCTTTCTACCATCAGTAATGAACCCAAATACTTGTAGTTCCAGTAAACGCCATGACTCTTGCCGTATTTCCTCCACCCTTTCCTCCCACACCCTTCAAACTTCAACACGGACCTGACCTCTTCTAGGAAGGTTCTGCGGAGAACGTGATGCCCACTGCCCCCAAGTTAAATGCCCTTATAGTTCTTACCATGCTGTACTGTAATTGTTGGTTTAGATGTCTAGCTCCTCTAGATGGTAACGTTCTAATGGGCGGCAACGGTGTCTAATTCCTCCGCTTTTTCTCAGCACGTGGTCctgtacctggcacagagtaggagcTTAGAAGACATtggatgaataaatgactgaGTCAACAAAGTGTTACTGTAGTAGCCTTTAGAGAAAGAACATATGGGCATCTGAGGCACCAAAACAGCACCCGGCCGGTCAAGGGAGCCTAGAACCCTGTGCTCTGGCGACCACCCAGCCCAGGTCCCGGCCGTCATTTCCCCGCCGGCCTCTGGAGGCGCTGTTCGGCTGGCGCCCGCTCTCCGCCACCAAAATAGGTCTTGCGGGATGGAAACTACGGGGCGGGGCCAGACGGAGCCCGGACTGACCCGGAGGAAGATCCGAGTGTTTGCGGCCGTGCTGCCCCACCCCTGGTCCCGGCGCGCGTAGAGGGGCCCGGCCGGGCTGCAGCGAGGGTCCCAGGAGGTACGGAGCTGGGAGGCCGGGATCGACCACTGCTTCCGGACGCTTTAGGTGGCAGGATTCCGATTCCCTCTGGAAGCCCTCTCGTGGGGAAATCTGTTCCGGAGGCCCGCCTAGCAGTCTCTCTTGGGGTATCCCTTAATTGCGGGGCTCACTATATGAGACCCCTCGCGGGGAGGGGGATCTGTACTAAGAGTTTCCTCTGGAGAGGTTTCTGTTTAAGATCCCTTTGGGGAGTGATCTCTGTATCTCTCCtctcgggggagggggggggtgcTCCTTGTCTGGGGCTCCTTCTGGGAAGCCTGTGTTTGGGATGCCTTCGAGGAGATCTGTTTGGGACCTCCAAACAGAGAAGGGATTTCTGTGTCTAGGCCTTATCTGGGTTTGTCAgcccaagagaaacaaaatttttctcttttctgaagcgtttttttccttagattctttCACTCTTTTGTTTCTTGCCTGATGTTTTTCATCTTAGCCATGGCCTTGCTGGGAATTCGAGGGAACTAATTGTCTGGATAAGCCATACGGGAAAGCAAAATGTTCTTCCTAATTGTTCACTGTCCCCAGGAAGAGTGGTATAAGACAGATCCACACAAAATAATAGTCCTGCTTATTTCTCCATGGGGTCGTGGTTAAAGAGAGGGAGCTGAGCCAGAGCTCCCTTCAGCAACTGGTCCTCCACATCCTGTGCACAGAAAGGAACCTGGCTAGTGGTTCCTTTAAACCAGCGACTCTCTTCCCCCTTTATGGCAACGCTTACCGAGCACCCGCTCTGTGCCAGTTACTGGCCTCGTACTGGGAATAAGATGGATAATATACAGCTAACTGTCCAGTAGTGGATATAGACACATCACTTCAGTACACCCTGCCTAGGGTAGCAGACAGGGCCGAACCCCTGAGGCCATGCGTCCACTTCAGAACTTGCGTCCTCAGTCAAGGGAAGTTTGCCCTCGGTTTTGATCCTGCCTCACCCAGTGTGCTTCCGTTCTTCAAGGTTGAAAGCTAAGCATGGGGAAGAGCTGCAAGGTGGTCGTGTGCGGCCAGGCTTCTGTGGGCAAAACTTCAATCCTGGAGCAGCTCCTGTACGGAAACCACATAGTGGGTGAGTGTTGCCGGGCGTGAGGCGTGGTGGAGGAAGTGGAAGAATGAGGAGAGGATTTGATCACGACACGAAAAGGCTAAAGTTCGCTCCTGCTGGTCATTGCACCGAAAGATCCCAGCTCTACAACACTGAGGACATCTGGAAAGAGAAAACCCAATGTCCGAGATAGGAAGGAAAAACTTCCGCGTCACACTGTGTTTAGCAAGGTATCAGCGTGAGATTAGAGCTGTTCCCCCAAGTTATTCCAGTCTGGCCAGACTCGCAGTCTTTGGCCCTCTCTCCTCAGCCCCCatgttcctttctctccctgtctGGTTGGCCTGTTGTTAGGATATATTCAGTCACTCATGTTCCCAATCTCTTTTCTCCCTAGAAACAAGTTTTCTCCTCATTTTGTCCCAGGTTCTGAGATGATTGAGACGCAGGAGGACATCTACGTGGGCTCCATTGAGACTGACCGGGGGGTGCGGGAGCAGGTGCGTTTCTACGACACCCGGGGGCTCCGAGATGGGGCTGAGTTGCCCCGGCACTGCTTCTCCTGCACTGATGGCTATGTCCTGGTCTACAGCACGGACAGCCGAGAGTCCTTTCAGCGCGTGGAGCTGCTCAAGAAGGAGATTGACAAATCCAAAGACAAGAAGGAGGTGTGTGTGGGAACCCTGGTGGTGAGAGAGAGTGGGCCCTGGGCTGGCTTTGGGAGGCCTGGAAAGGCTCTGTTTTTCACTTATTTGCCAGGACGTGGGTTTAGAGCTGGAGGGCGGAGATGGAGGCCACTGGAGGGTGTCTTCACCCCTGGAGGTGGCCGTATGTTGAGGCAGCCCAACCAAAGAGGCTTCTCCAGTGTAAGATGTCCCCACTAgtctttctttataatggttctGTGCTCTCCCCTGTGAAGGCCCTTTTGTTCTCAAATCCCGCTTTAAGCTGCAGGCATTCTGGAAGCGCTTCCTCACCGGTTACTTAGCCAGCAACTAACTGACTGCCAGTGGTGATCAGGCATTGGTGACACAGGGCTTGTAATGGAACTCCTCCAGATGGAGGCCCCCGTCCACAGTTTCTAATATAGGAAGAGGTGAGACATCAGCCATTGAGACTTCCCCTCTCCTAGGACTCCGAGGTGGAAACGGTtgctttttcctctccttcctctgttCAAATTCTGGCCTCCATCTGGCACCCCCTCCAGGAGTTCCATTACAAGCCCAAGGTGGTCACTGGCCCTCACAACCATTCCTGAGGTCCATGCTACAGCCACAGGCCTCTACTCTGTCCCTCTTCCCCAGGTCACCATCGTGGTCCTCGGCAACAAGTGTGACCTGCAGGAGCAGCGGCGTGTAGACCCGGATGTGGCCCAGCACTGGGCCAAGTCGGAGAAGGTGAAGCTGTGGGAGGTGTCGGTGGCTGACCGCCGCTCACTGCTGGAGCCCTTCGTCTACCTGGCCAGCAAGATGACCCAGCCCCAGAGCAAGTCTGCCTTCCCCCTCAGCCGCAAGAACAAGGGCAGCGGCTCCTTGGATGGCTGAAGAGCTGCCTTGCCAGCCCTGGAAGATGGGttgaggggaaagggagggggggtTTTAGGCAAGCTGTCCTTCCCAGTCAAGGGGGGAGCTCCCCACTAGGCCAGGCAGCTGGGCTGTCCCAGGCTCAGGTCACTTTTGCTCCCTCCCAACTCTGGGAAATGCAAATAGTCTAGGTTAGCGGCCCCCAagccccccagcccccatcctgctGTATCCTAACAGCAATGGAAAGCCATTGATAGGATTTATGCCAGCGAAGTGACATGATCAGTTTTTGCTTTTAAGCAGGTCTAGGGTGGTTTTGGATCTCTGTCCCTTCTACCGGCCCTGGACAGAAAGCAGAGCTGTGTGTGGAAGCGCCCAGTCTAGGGTCTGATTCCTATCGCAGGGGTCTTACACCTCCGGGTTTCCTGccaatctcacacacacacactcacacgcttACGGCACCAGCCTGGACTCTAGAGAAAGGGCATCCAGGTAtctcgtttgtgtgtgtgtgtgtgtgtgtgtgtgtgtagatgtgcACACGTATGTGTGCTGGTGTTCGGGGCGCCTCCTCATCCAACACCCTGACCTCTCTCCTGTCCTCTCCTGGGCTGAAAGAAGCTAGCCTCCTGGGAGCATAATTTTCTGTTTCAACTCTTCCTCCAGCTGCTTTGCTTCCTCTTCCTGCTCAGGGAGCATTTCCTTGGTTGAGGTGGAATGGAATGCCGACTGGGCTGGGAGTCACCAGCTGGCTTTGTGGCCCTGCGAGGCCTTTCCCCTCTCGGGgcttcagtcttctcatctgtaaggtGACGGCAGTTGCTTAGATGATCTAGATCCTCTCCAGCCCTGTGTGGGTTGTATACTGCCCATGGTTGGGCTGGCTGCGACTGTTCCCTTAGCTTCTCCCCTTTCAAGGTGCTATGCCTACGGCCCTGGAGGCTGGGACactgctccccgcccccccaaccACCAGGGGGCAGGAGTGCACTACCCACTCTAGTTGCCAGAGTGGCTGCCCAGTGCCCGATCAGCGGACCTCACAGCCCTGGGGACTGGTCATCACCCTTTCCTATGGTTGTTTTCAGCTGAAAGCTGGACTTCTATTTATGAATTACCTGTGTTTATCTGCCTGCCACCATGATGGAGGCTGGGCAAGGTGCTCGTCTAGCCCTCCCTTCTTACCTCAGATGCCTGAACAGAATAAAGCCGACCAATAGCGGCTTCTCAGGAGCTGCCAGATCTCTGGGGGCTCAGAAGGGTGGTTACGCTTCCAACACGCTGTTAAGTGAGCTGGTAACCCACAACTTCCCGTGCCCACTTTGTGCTTCTGATGTACACACCTAGCATAGGTGAAGACACTACAGCCAGGTGACCTCCAGTACACGCCCCTTCTCCCCAAGATGGGAGAGGTGAGCAGGGTCAGGTGGCCCAGGCTGGGCGAGTTAGGGAGTGTACAGGCTTGGGCTTAAATTGATTTATTGATGCGTTGGACACAATAAAACCACAACTGTTATCAAAAAGTTTCCCACCCTCCCCCCTTTTTCTTGTTCTCCCATTGGaaacagctttaaaaaagaaaaaagatacaggTGGATACTGGCAAAGTCCCATATTGTGGGGTGAGGGTGGCAGTGCTGCTGGGGTGGGATGGAGGTTATGACATTAATTTTGACAGCATGAAAACGGGTCTTGAGAGTGGCTCCGAGTGGATCCCAATACTCAGAGTCACAGTGAGGGGGCCTTCGGATGCTcgtgggggaagggaaagctgaaCTGAGCGCTAGGGGCCAGTTTGGGGTGAGGAGCTGGAAGGGAAAGCTCTTTGTTTGGGAGCCCTGGGGAGATTCAGTGTTAGCTGGGTCCATAGTCTGAGGGAGACCCAGtgtcacccccctccccccccccccaccccaccccctgccccgagAGCTGGGATTCAGGAGGAATCAATGAAAGGCTAAGGGGAGAACGTGTGTGGGACTGATCACTTCCTCTGTTAAAAACTGGGCCCGGCCAGCACATTACCCTCGCCTCCCCCATTGTAGCCCCATCCTGTCAGAGCGGATGGAAAGCCCCAGAGGCTCGCAGCTCCAGCCACCCCTTGGCTTTGCCCCACTTAgcactgctcccttcctcctccacagTCTTCCACCACACCCCCATGGTCAGCTCGTCCAGGTAACCTTGAACCCATTCCATCTTGAGACCCTGTGGTTGGGCTGGCTGTGACTGTCCCCTTAGCTTCTCCCTAGAGACGGCCACCTCAACACCAGTGATTCTCTAGAGAATCCAGTGAATGGGGAGGGCCTCCGCTCCCCGCCCCCAGGGCATGGGAATAGAGGTCGGGGCTAGGAGAAGGTAAGATTCCTCGGACCTCGGGCCACATGAGTATAGGTCTTGAGTGGGAGAATGAGAGCACCACAGGGCTGGGGCTAGGATTTTGCATAGATCTTTGGATTTTCCAGTTTGTTCCCCATAAATCAGGATGGGAAATGGAGGGGAGCCCAGGGCTAGCCCTAGAagcctggggaagggaagggtgcaGATGGATGGTCCTTGGGCCGGCGGGGGGCATTAGTTGAATCCCCAGTGCAGATTGAGTGAAGGGCTCTTAGCATTAGCCCAGCTCTTCCTAGATTGGGCAGGAACCCCTAGGCTGTAAAAGGCAGTCTCCTGTGGGATGCAGGGAACCGAGGCAtcttggggagaggaggagggggagggcaaCTGCTGGGAAATCAGCCCCGGGCTCCCCAGGAGGGCTAATAGGGGGCAAAGACGATGGGTCCCGTGGCAGGGCGAACGGCTCCCGCTGGGGCGCGAAACAGAGCTGGGCCCAGGATCGGAGGCGGGAAGAGGGTGGCTGCCGTGGGCGCAGGCCGGAGGGCCAGGGGCCCTGGGAGGGCACAGATGGTTGCCGCAGCGGCGGGGATCGGGCTGGGCAGGAAGCGGGCTGCCAGCGTCTTGGTGAGTTGCTTCTGCAAGGCCAGTTTAGACtgcagagaagagaggagaggactCAAGTCTCTGACCCCAGGAAAatcctgtcccctccctgggccccctCCTTGGGCTTTttgctgcgggggggggggggggggaaacgtGACTGTCAGGATTCCAAACCTAaatcctcctcccttcccacccccaaaCATTCATTCCAAAGGGCTTTCTCCACCACCTGCCTTCCTGCCTGGAGGGAGGAGAATCTTAGGATGGGCCAAGGGAGGAGGCTATGGGGAGCGGGGGTGGAGATGGTCTCCAGGAGATGCACGCCCACGCCTCGCTCTTGCCCCTGAGGTTACTACCTGGGCCCACCTCCCCGGAAATGTTTCTGAGCAGATCCCCAGACAGCCAAAAACCCAACCCCAGCTCTTTCCCTGCTCAGGCAGCCTCCAGGGGGGTGgcttccttcctgcccctcctcccagccccccggCCGGCCCTCCCTTCCGGCCTACCCTCTCCCGGTACCCTCTCCCCTCTGGACCTGGGTCCCAGCTCTGTTGCCTGGAGACAGATACCTTGAGGATACTCACAGCCAGCGCTGCGTGCTTCTGCAGCTTGCTGTGCTGGCTGGAGGGCTTGGGGGGCTTCCCGGCCAGGCGGTCTTTGTGCCTCCTGCTGCTCAGGTGCtaatggacagacagacagactgggAACAAGATGAGGAACCCAAGGACCCCAAAACTACGGCTAGCTCACCCTTCCTCTACCCACAATTCACACACCTAATGCACATGGCCCTGGAGTGGCCCTGGGAAGGGGAGGTAAGAATTGGCCTTCACCTTCCAGGAGCCTCGCACCTCTTCCTCCACTGCTGCCTGCTCTGCTCTACCCACCTCCTCCCCGCAGGCTCCCGCCTCCAAGCCTGGCTCTGGGCCCACCCTCCTCACCCctgctccacccccccccccaccccgatccCAGCCGCACTTGCCCCACCTGCTTGAGTTGGGTCTCTGAATTGACCTGGAGCTGACAGAGAGCACAGTGGAAAGGGGGCCTGGGCCCCTGCCGGCCCCCGCGGACCCCTGTCACTCTTTTGGCCTTGTGTCCAGCTCCTCCCCGGGGCA
This is a stretch of genomic DNA from Eschrichtius robustus isolate mEscRob2 chromosome 20, mEscRob2.pri, whole genome shotgun sequence. It encodes these proteins:
- the NKIRAS2 gene encoding NF-kappa-B inhibitor-interacting Ras-like protein 2 isoform X1, coding for MGKSCKVVVCGQASVGKTSILEQLLYGNHIVGSEMIETQEDIYVGSIETDRGVREQVRFYDTRGLRDGAELPRHCFSCTDGYVLVYSTDSRESFQRVELLKKEIDKSKDKKEVTIVVLGNKCDLQEQRRVDPDVAQHWAKSEKVKLWEVSVADRRSLLEPFVYLASKMTQPQSKSAFPLSRKNKGSGSLDG
- the NKIRAS2 gene encoding NF-kappa-B inhibitor-interacting Ras-like protein 2 isoform X2; this translates as MIETQEDIYVGSIETDRGVREQVRFYDTRGLRDGAELPRHCFSCTDGYVLVYSTDSRESFQRVELLKKEIDKSKDKKEVTIVVLGNKCDLQEQRRVDPDVAQHWAKSEKVKLWEVSVADRRSLLEPFVYLASKMTQPQSKSAFPLSRKNKGSGSLDG